The DNA window GGTGACGCCCACAGTAGTGGACTCCGTGACGGCCGGTGGCTGGCTGCCGCGCGCGCTGCTCGCCGGCGTCGCGCTTGCCCTGTACTTCCGGCGGCAATATCCCGTCCCCGTAGTGGCCGTCATCGCGGCGGTGGAAGTGGCGGTCACCCTGCTGCATCCGTGGGGTTCCAACGTTTCGGCGGGGCTGTGGTTCTCGCTCTACGCGGTTGCCGTGGTGCACACCCGGCGCTTCGCCCTGGTCACGCTGGCCCTTGTGACCGCGCCGCTGGCGCTGCTGTACTTCTTCGCGGCGGTTGGCCCGCTGGAGCGGGAACTGCCGCGCTCCGCGGCGTCTCCGGAGGAATTCCAGCTCATCTCGAGCATCGCCGCGGGCACCAGCATCGCGCTCTCCAACGTCATTGCCACGGGAATCGGGATCTCGGTGCGCCAGCGCAGGGAGCACGAGCAGGAGGTCGCGGCCTGGGCCGCGCAGGCCGCACGGCTCGGCTCCGTCAACGAGCGGAACCGGATAGCGCGGGAGATGCACGACGTCGTGGCGCACTCGCTGACCGTGATGATCACGTTGTCGGACGGAGCCGCCGTCGTGGTCCGGAAGGATCCGGAACGTGCC is part of the Arthrobacter sp. KBS0703 genome and encodes:
- a CDS encoding sensor histidine kinase, with the protein product MDAVVVACYVLLVTPTVVDSVTAGGWLPRALLAGVALALYFRRQYPVPVVAVIAAVEVAVTLLHPWGSNVSAGLWFSLYAVAVVHTRRFALVTLALVTAPLALLYFFAAVGPLERELPRSAASPEEFQLISSIAAGTSIALSNVIATGIGISVRQRREHEQEVAAWAAQAARLGSVNERNRIAREMHDVVAHSLTVMITLSDGAAVVVRKDPERAADVLAELSRTGRTALADMRRVLGVLRDDTAAGQAPREPLAAGDSLAKLLDGFRTAGLPVHYSHTGPALPEDAAFQLTVYRIVQESLTNVLRYGRALSRVDVLVVRDDSTVTIEVIDDGRGTAEGSAGTASPGSASLGTGTHGAGSLGSGQGLPGMKERAGIYGGTVEAGRAVNGGWRVRAVLQLNGNKGDE